The Georgenia faecalis genome includes a window with the following:
- a CDS encoding GNAT family N-acetyltransferase encodes MLPSPTARLCFREMTPDDLEVMAALLGDPDVMTYYRAPKTREEARGWIAWNERNYAEHGHGLWIVETHDGEFVGDCGLTWQPVNGEPHLEVGYHVRTALQGKGYATEAAAACRDLARDGLGAAELVALIHPDNTASRRVAEKIGMRQVEDDTGGPIPVRTVMAMTLALPA; translated from the coding sequence ATGCTGCCCTCCCCCACGGCCCGCCTGTGCTTCCGCGAGATGACCCCCGACGACCTCGAGGTCATGGCGGCCCTCCTCGGGGACCCCGACGTCATGACCTACTACCGGGCGCCGAAGACGCGCGAGGAGGCCCGGGGCTGGATCGCGTGGAACGAGCGCAACTACGCCGAGCACGGCCACGGGCTGTGGATCGTCGAGACCCATGACGGTGAGTTCGTCGGCGACTGCGGCCTCACCTGGCAGCCCGTCAACGGGGAGCCGCACCTCGAGGTCGGCTACCACGTCCGGACGGCGCTCCAGGGGAAGGGCTACGCCACCGAGGCCGCGGCGGCGTGCCGCGACCTCGCCCGCGACGGCCTGGGTGCCGCCGAGCTCGTCGCCCTCATCCACCCGGACAACACGGCCTCCCGCCGGGTCGCCGAGAAGATCGGGATGCGGCAGGTCGAGGACGACACCGGTGGCCCGATCCCGGTCCGCACGGTCATGGCGATGACGCTGGCACTCCCGGCGTAG
- a CDS encoding DUF2243 domain-containing protein: MSGRRGATSGRPDHRRSVGVAALIGVAVMAAVDEIVFHQLLGWHHFYDRGTPDVALLTDGLLHAAELVMLVAGIFLVADLSRRQALAVPSAWGGFFLGAGAFQLFDGIVDHKVLRLHQVRYGVDLLPYDLAWNLAGVLLLALGAALTWRAGREVRRAEAR, from the coding sequence ACGGCCGGACCATCGCCGGTCGGTGGGGGTGGCCGCGCTGATCGGGGTCGCCGTCATGGCGGCGGTCGACGAGATCGTCTTCCACCAGCTCCTGGGCTGGCACCACTTCTACGACCGGGGCACGCCCGACGTCGCCCTCCTCACGGACGGCCTGCTCCACGCGGCCGAGCTCGTCATGCTCGTGGCGGGGATCTTCCTCGTCGCCGACCTCAGCCGCCGCCAGGCGCTCGCCGTGCCCTCCGCGTGGGGCGGGTTCTTCCTCGGCGCCGGGGCGTTCCAGCTCTTCGACGGGATCGTCGACCACAAGGTCCTCCGGCTGCACCAGGTCCGCTACGGCGTCGACCTGCTCCCGTACGACCTGGCGTGGAACCTCGCCGGCGTGCTCCTGCTCGCGCTGGGGGCCGCCCTCACGTGGCGCGCCGGACGTGAGGTGCGGCGCGCGGAGGCGCGATGA
- a CDS encoding cytochrome c oxidase assembly protein — translation MSGWVAAGVGAVLAGGYALAWWARPASLPRWSGARTAAWLAGVVAVVVALSPPLTDLAHHDHRFHMATHLLLGMYAPLGLVLGAPVTLALGSLPRRGRRVLTGVLRSPPVHVLSHPVPAAVLNVGGMVVLYLTPLYGLSMARPEVHALVMAHFLLAGCLYTWAIAGPDPAPRRPGMATRTTVLVAAAGAHAFLAKLLYARAGEVAAGHGDPASMEAGAQWMYYGGDVAELALAVMLFAWWYRRRRPEVAPRASAAPTPGVPASSP, via the coding sequence ATGAGCGGGTGGGTGGCTGCCGGCGTCGGCGCCGTCCTCGCCGGGGGGTACGCGCTGGCGTGGTGGGCGCGACCCGCCAGCCTGCCGCGCTGGAGCGGTGCGCGCACCGCCGCGTGGCTGGCGGGCGTGGTCGCCGTCGTCGTGGCCCTGAGCCCGCCGTTGACCGACCTCGCGCACCACGACCACCGGTTCCACATGGCCACCCACCTGCTGCTGGGGATGTACGCGCCCCTGGGGCTGGTCCTCGGCGCCCCCGTGACCCTCGCGCTGGGCTCCTTGCCCCGGCGCGGCCGCAGGGTGCTGACCGGCGTCCTGCGCAGCCCGCCCGTGCACGTGCTGTCCCACCCGGTCCCCGCGGCGGTGCTCAACGTCGGCGGGATGGTCGTCCTCTACCTCACCCCGCTGTACGGCCTGAGCATGGCCCGCCCGGAGGTCCACGCGCTCGTCATGGCGCACTTCCTGCTCGCCGGGTGCCTGTACACGTGGGCGATCGCGGGACCCGACCCGGCCCCGCGCCGCCCCGGCATGGCCACACGAACGACGGTGCTCGTCGCCGCGGCCGGCGCGCACGCGTTCCTCGCCAAGCTCCTCTACGCCCGCGCCGGGGAGGTGGCCGCCGGGCACGGCGACCCCGCGTCGATGGAGGCCGGGGCCCAGTGGATGTACTACGGGGGAGACGTCGCCGAGCTGGCGCTCGCGGTCATGCTCTTCGCGTGGTGGTACCGCCGTCGCCGGCCCGAGGTGGCGCCGCGGGCGAGCGCCGCGCCTACGCCGGGAGTGCCAGCGTCATCGCCATGA
- a CDS encoding helix-turn-helix transcriptional regulator, which produces MTSSDADGQRLRDLARLRRVRDRIDREYAQPLDVAALGRGVHMSAGHLSRQFRLAYGESPYAYLMTRRIERAMALLRRGDLTVTEVCFAVGCSSLGTFSTRFTELVGVPPSVYRREAAGTVDGIPPCMVRAVTRPVRSRTARGMARTS; this is translated from the coding sequence GTGACCAGCAGCGACGCGGACGGGCAGCGCCTGCGCGACCTCGCGCGGCTGCGCCGCGTCCGCGACCGCATCGACCGGGAGTACGCGCAGCCCCTCGACGTCGCGGCCCTCGGCCGGGGGGTGCACATGTCGGCCGGGCACCTCAGCCGCCAGTTCCGGCTCGCGTACGGGGAGTCGCCCTACGCCTACCTCATGACCCGCCGGATCGAGCGGGCCATGGCTCTGCTGCGGCGCGGGGACCTCACCGTCACGGAGGTGTGCTTCGCCGTCGGCTGCTCCTCGCTGGGGACGTTCAGCACCCGGTTCACCGAGCTGGTCGGCGTCCCGCCGAGCGTCTACCGGCGCGAGGCCGCCGGGACGGTCGACGGCATCCCGCCGTGCATGGTCCGCGCCGTCACCCGACCGGTGCGCAGTCGAACGGCCCGAGGGATGGCACGGACGTCATGA